One region of Streptomyces sp. CG4 genomic DNA includes:
- a CDS encoding TetR/AcrR family transcriptional regulator, whose protein sequence is MTPIRHNGSDNDHVLDAVRDCVLAVGVRRTTLADVARRAGVSRMTLYRRWPDLRTLVGDLMTREWIDVATRAIPEPADGVDTRTRIVDGLVAGVEAFRAHPLFRKIVDVDPELLLPYVLDRRGASQEALLALLADALRAGHADGSVHPGHVERQARAVLLTVQSFTLSLRTMTDEDDPELDSAAFLGELRALLERTLTP, encoded by the coding sequence ATGACGCCTATTCGTCACAACGGTTCGGACAACGATCATGTGCTCGACGCGGTACGCGACTGTGTGCTGGCCGTCGGAGTGCGCCGCACCACCCTCGCCGACGTGGCCCGCCGCGCCGGCGTCTCCCGGATGACGCTGTACCGGCGCTGGCCGGACCTGCGGACCCTGGTGGGCGATCTGATGACCCGTGAGTGGATCGACGTGGCCACCCGCGCGATCCCCGAACCCGCCGACGGCGTCGACACGCGCACCCGGATCGTGGACGGACTGGTGGCGGGGGTCGAGGCGTTCCGGGCGCACCCGCTCTTCCGCAAGATCGTCGACGTCGATCCGGAACTGCTGCTGCCCTATGTGCTGGACCGGCGCGGCGCGAGCCAGGAGGCGCTGCTGGCCCTGCTGGCCGACGCGCTGCGCGCGGGCCACGCCGACGGGTCGGTGCACCCGGGCCATGTCGAACGGCAGGCCCGCGCCGTGCTGTTGACCGTGCAGTCCTTCACCCTGTCCCTGCGCACGATGACCGACGAGGACGATCCGGAGCTGGACTCCGCCGCCTTCCTCGGCGAGTTGCGCGCCCTCCTGGAGAGGACCCTCACGCCATGA
- a CDS encoding FAD-binding oxidoreductase, which produces MDMLWNGWGDPAKAAPLLDSVTGLLRDLLGVKPRTTPSLSLEDIRLPGPTAGPAALQALAEAVGGDEHVRTDSESRVRHTRGKSTPDLLRIRAGDFSDVPQAVVLPAAHDEVLAVLRACAAHGLAVVPFGGGTSVVGGLAPERGAFIALDLRRMNGLLHLDPVSRTAVLQPGLRAPEAEALLAEHGFTLGHFPQSFEWATIGGFAAARSSGQASAGYGRFDEMVLALTLATPEGTVETGRAPRSAAGPDLRQLILGSEGAFGVITSVTVRIRPLPQVRVYEGWRFASFEEGAAALRRLAQDGPRPTVLRLSDETETLIGLAQPDAIGGDLSQGGAGCLAITGYEGTPEDTAQRREQAAAVLTACGGTLVGAEPGERWAHGRFSAPYLRDALLDVGAFAETLETAAFWSRIPDLYTAVRTALTDTLTEAGTPPLVMCHISHVYENGASLYFTVVSAQGEDPVAHWTPAKHAANEAVLAAGGTISHHHGVGTDHRDWYVREAGPLGIAALRAVKRTLDPESLLNPGVLLPTD; this is translated from the coding sequence ATGGACATGCTGTGGAACGGCTGGGGCGACCCGGCCAAGGCGGCACCGCTGCTCGACTCGGTGACCGGACTGCTGCGCGACCTGCTCGGCGTCAAGCCCCGCACCACTCCCTCCCTTTCCTTGGAGGACATCCGCCTGCCCGGCCCCACGGCCGGCCCCGCCGCGCTCCAGGCGCTCGCCGAGGCCGTCGGCGGCGACGAACACGTGCGCACCGACAGCGAGAGCCGCGTCCGCCACACCCGGGGCAAGTCCACCCCCGACCTGCTGCGCATCCGCGCCGGCGACTTCTCGGACGTCCCGCAGGCCGTGGTCCTGCCCGCCGCCCACGACGAGGTCCTCGCCGTCCTGCGCGCGTGCGCCGCGCACGGCCTCGCCGTCGTCCCCTTCGGCGGCGGCACGTCGGTCGTCGGCGGACTCGCCCCCGAGCGTGGCGCGTTCATCGCCCTGGACCTGCGCCGCATGAACGGCCTGCTCCACCTGGACCCCGTCTCGCGCACCGCGGTCCTGCAGCCCGGCCTGCGCGCTCCCGAGGCCGAAGCCCTGCTCGCCGAACACGGCTTCACTCTCGGGCACTTCCCGCAGTCCTTCGAGTGGGCCACCATCGGTGGTTTCGCCGCCGCCCGCTCCAGCGGCCAGGCGTCCGCCGGGTACGGGCGCTTCGACGAGATGGTCCTCGCACTGACCCTCGCCACTCCCGAGGGCACGGTCGAGACCGGCCGTGCCCCGCGCTCCGCCGCCGGACCCGACCTGCGTCAGCTGATCCTCGGATCGGAGGGCGCCTTCGGCGTCATCACCTCCGTCACCGTACGGATCCGCCCGCTGCCGCAAGTGCGCGTCTACGAGGGCTGGCGGTTCGCGTCGTTCGAGGAAGGCGCCGCGGCCCTGCGCCGGCTCGCCCAGGACGGACCCCGGCCGACCGTGCTGCGGCTGTCCGACGAGACCGAGACGCTCATCGGCCTGGCCCAGCCCGACGCCATCGGCGGCGACCTGTCCCAGGGCGGAGCGGGCTGCCTGGCCATCACCGGCTACGAGGGCACGCCCGAGGACACCGCACAGCGCCGGGAGCAGGCGGCCGCCGTCCTCACCGCCTGCGGCGGCACCCTCGTCGGGGCGGAACCGGGCGAACGCTGGGCCCACGGCCGCTTTTCGGCGCCGTACCTGCGTGACGCGCTGCTCGACGTCGGCGCCTTCGCCGAGACCCTGGAGACCGCCGCCTTCTGGTCCCGCATCCCCGACCTCTACACGGCCGTGCGCACCGCACTCACCGACACCCTCACCGAGGCCGGCACCCCGCCCCTGGTGATGTGCCACATCTCCCACGTCTACGAGAACGGCGCCTCGCTGTACTTCACCGTCGTCAGCGCCCAGGGCGAGGACCCGGTGGCCCACTGGACGCCCGCCAAGCACGCGGCCAACGAAGCCGTCCTGGCGGCCGGCGGCACCATCTCCCACCACCACGGCGTCGGCACCGACCACCGAGACTGGTATGTGCGCGAGGCCGGACCGCTCGGCATCGCGGCCCTGCGTGCCGTGAAGCGCACTCTGGACCCCGAGAGCCTGCTCAACCCCGGCGTCCTGCTCCCCACCGACTGA